The following nucleotide sequence is from Pseudarthrobacter psychrotolerans.
GAAGGGACCGGGCCCGCGCTGGTCTGCCTCCAGGCCGGCAACCTCCATTCCGGGGCCTTCGACCCCTTCGACGCCGCCATTAGGGTTGCCCGGCGGCATGGTGCCTGGGTCCACGTGGACGGCGCGTTCGGACTGTGGGCCGCGGCAGTGCCTGAATTCGCCGACCTCACCCGCGGCATGGCCCTGGCCGATTCGTGGGGGACCGACGCCCACAAGACGCTCAACGTCCCGTACGACTGCGGCATTGCCATCGTCAGGGATTCAGCAGCGCTACGCAGCGCCATGGGACTGCAGCACACAAGCTACTTGATCCACGACGTCGAAGGCCCGGGCGACCCGTTCGAAAAAGCGCCGGAGCTGTCGCGGCGTGGCCGCGGCGTTCCGGTGTGGGCCGCCCTCCGTTCGCTGGGCAGGGACGGCGTGGCAGCCCAGGTCCGCGGCCTCGCCGACGCCGCTTCGAAGATCGGCAGCCGCCTGGCTGAGGTGGACGGCGTCGAGGTGCTCAACACGGTGGACTACACCCAGGTTTCGCTCGCCTTCGGGGACGACGCCACCACGCGCGCCGTCACAGCCCGGGTGATCGAGGACGGTAAGGTCTGGATGTCCGGTTCACGCTGGCAGGGCAGGGATGTCCTGCGCGTCTCGGTCAGCAACTGGAGCACGGACGCGGACGACGTCGGCACTGCAGTCGAGGCGGTCAGCTCCGCTTTGGCAGCGGTGCGGGCTATGGACTGAACGTCTGGGGGCACCGGTCCCGCCAGTGACCCGTCGCTCAGCCGTCGCCCTGCCCCGGTTCAGGCAGTGCGTGCGCCGAGGGCAGACCGTCGAGGGTCCGCCCGGCCAGAGTGCTGGCCACCCAGAGGGACCGGGCCAGATCGCCTTGGTGGCGCGGCATGGCCGCGTAGCCAAGGGCGTTCTCCACTTCGCGTGCCACGGCCCATTGGCGCGCAGCCTCGGCATCAAGGCCTGCCGCGGCGCTGAAGTCCTGGCAGCGCCGCCTCAACCCTCCGGCCGGATCGCTCCGGGGCAGGTCGCTGAGGCGGTTCCACAGCAGTGGTGCCACCGCGAATTCCGGTTCGCCGATCATGGGCTGCGGGTCGATGGCGGCGAAGGCCGGCCCGGGCAGCGCCCCGCTGCTGGTCTGGGGCCGGGCCAGGATGTTCAGGAAATGCAGGTCCGTGTGGACCAGGACATCGCGGCCCGAGCGGCGGCCCACGGCACCGCGGGTCTGGCAGACTTCCAGGGCCGCCTCCAGCAGCCAGCGCGGGAAGGGGCGGCCCTGCTGTTCCCAGTCTGCGGGCAGGTCATCGCTCCACTGTTCGGCCCGCCCGGCGATGTGGTCGAATTCCTGCCATTGCGGCCGTCCGTCCTGCGCCAGGCTCAACTCGTGCATGATGCTGCCCCAGACAGCAGCTGCGTCATCCAGCGGCAGGGTTTGGAGGGAGCAGTCCGCATTCAGCCGCTCGAGCAGCATTGCGCACGTTCCGGCGTCGGATTCCAACAGCCGGACGGCGCCGGCTCCGCCCCACAATGCCAGCGCATGGCGTTCCACGCGTGCCTCGTCGTGGGGAAACGCGATTTTGAGCGCAGCCGGGGTCCCGTCCTGCTGGCGGACGGGGACCACCACGCCCCCGTGGCCATGCCACGGAAGGGCGCCGGCCGCCAGGTCAACTGTCAGTTCCCAATGTTCCAGCCGCCCCTGGACCAGCCCCGGGAGTGAGGCGAGCCAGGCCCGTCCTGCGCTGCTGTGGCTGTAGCGCACGCTGAGGGCGGGAGGGATCGGCACGCCAATCCGGACGCTCACAGGACGCCGCTTGCGCCGAGCAGGTTGCCGATGGAGTAGGTGGCGGCCAAGGCCAACGCGCCGCCCACCACTACCCTGACGGCGGCCCGCATCTTCGAGCCGCCGCCGATCCAGGCACCCAGAGCTCCCGTGGCAGCAAGGGCCGCCAGCACGGCCCCGAAGGTCAGGGGGACCCGGATGTTCTCGGGCGGCAGCAGGATGGCGAGCATCGGCAGAATGGCGCCGGCAATGAACGCAACAGCGGAAGCAAAGGCCGCGTGCCAGGGGCTCACGATGTCCTTTTCATCGATGTTCAGTTCGGCGGAGAGGTGTGCGCTCAGCGCGTCGTGGGCCGTCAGTTCCCGCGCTACTGTCCTGGCTGTGTCCAGGCTCAGGCCCTTGCCCCGGTAGATCGCCGTGAGTTCCTCCAACTCTTCCTCCGGTTGTTCCCGGAGTTCCAGGCGTTCCTTTTCGATTAAGGCTTCCTGGCTGTCCTTCTGGCTGCTGACGGAGACATACTCGCCCAGGGCCATGGAGACTGCTCCACCCACGAGGCCGGCGGTGCCGGCGACGAGGATTGGTCCGGACTGTGTGGTGACACCGGCGACGCCCACCACGATCGCGGCGACCGAGACGATGCCGTCGTTGGCACCGAGCACCCCGGCGCGCAGCCAGTTCAGGCGCTGCGCGCTGTCGTTTTGGTGTGGCTCATTTTCGTGAAGGGCGGGGGCGCTGGCACTGTCCATGCCTCCAGCAAAGCATTAGTGCCCGCGACT
It contains:
- a CDS encoding VIT family protein translates to MDSASAPALHENEPHQNDSAQRLNWLRAGVLGANDGIVSVAAIVVGVAGVTTQSGPILVAGTAGLVGGAVSMALGEYVSVSSQKDSQEALIEKERLELREQPEEELEELTAIYRGKGLSLDTARTVARELTAHDALSAHLSAELNIDEKDIVSPWHAAFASAVAFIAGAILPMLAILLPPENIRVPLTFGAVLAALAATGALGAWIGGGSKMRAAVRVVVGGALALAATYSIGNLLGASGVL
- a CDS encoding pyridoxal-dependent decarboxylase, encoding MSAGGEPYSEALSAAARRAAEWLASLPDRHVGPAQSAHDLAADFGGPLPEQGMPAAALVEYLADKAEPGLMAMPSGRFFGWVIGGTLPAALAADWLVSAWDQNSGLRYATPAIAAIEEGAGHWLLDLLGLPPDSDVGFTTGATMANFTGLAAARWRLLADAGWDLDGDGLAGAPRIRCFVGQERHETIDLGLRYLGLGRPIAVPADSQGRLVAAELDRLLSEGTGPALVCLQAGNLHSGAFDPFDAAIRVARRHGAWVHVDGAFGLWAAAVPEFADLTRGMALADSWGTDAHKTLNVPYDCGIAIVRDSAALRSAMGLQHTSYLIHDVEGPGDPFEKAPELSRRGRGVPVWAALRSLGRDGVAAQVRGLADAASKIGSRLAEVDGVEVLNTVDYTQVSLAFGDDATTRAVTARVIEDGKVWMSGSRWQGRDVLRVSVSNWSTDADDVGTAVEAVSSALAAVRAMD
- a CDS encoding aminoglycoside phosphotransferase family protein, producing MSVRIGVPIPPALSVRYSHSSAGRAWLASLPGLVQGRLEHWELTVDLAAGALPWHGHGGVVVPVRQQDGTPAALKIAFPHDEARVERHALALWGGAGAVRLLESDAGTCAMLLERLNADCSLQTLPLDDAAAVWGSIMHELSLAQDGRPQWQEFDHIAGRAEQWSDDLPADWEQQGRPFPRWLLEAALEVCQTRGAVGRRSGRDVLVHTDLHFLNILARPQTSSGALPGPAFAAIDPQPMIGEPEFAVAPLLWNRLSDLPRSDPAGGLRRRCQDFSAAAGLDAEAARQWAVAREVENALGYAAMPRHQGDLARSLWVASTLAGRTLDGLPSAHALPEPGQGDG